A stretch of the Asticcacaulis sp. ZE23SCel15 genome encodes the following:
- a CDS encoding arsenate reductase ArsC: MGFQAYKVLFLCEHNSARSIMAEALLNRLGAGRFEAHSAGITPAGLISPFAVGLLQKINYTLSKLSPKPVETMVADDAPVFDFIFRLSHHVPQDGHWPDFKGAPMVIDWFLPDPSDLSDSKSVVAQAYGDMFARLSSRIDTLSQMSDEALKAFMPLRGRLERMGEEAFRLAS, translated from the coding sequence ATGGGGTTTCAGGCATATAAGGTTTTGTTCCTGTGTGAGCATAATTCGGCGCGGTCGATCATGGCCGAGGCCCTGTTGAACCGGCTGGGGGCCGGGCGATTTGAGGCTCATTCGGCGGGTATCACGCCGGCCGGATTGATCAGTCCTTTCGCCGTCGGGTTGCTGCAAAAGATCAACTATACCCTCTCAAAGCTGTCGCCCAAGCCGGTGGAGACCATGGTTGCCGATGACGCGCCGGTGTTTGATTTCATCTTTCGTCTGTCGCACCATGTGCCGCAGGACGGCCACTGGCCGGATTTCAAGGGCGCGCCGATGGTCATCGACTGGTTCCTGCCCGACCCCAGCGATCTGAGCGATTCCAAAAGCGTCGTGGCGCAGGCTTATGGCGACATGTTCGCGCGTCTGTCGAGCCGGATCGATACGCTGTCGCAGATGTCGGATGAGGCCTTAAAGGCATTCATGCCGCTGCGCGGT
- the ctrA gene encoding response regulator transcription factor CtrA, translated as MRVLLIEDDSATAQSIELMLKSEGFNVYTTDLGEEGVDLGKIYDYDLILLDLSLPDMSGVEVLRQLRVGKINTPIMILSGTSEIDTKVKTLGNGADDYMTKPFHKDEMIARIHAVVRRSKGHAQSVIKTGDIIVNLDAKTVEVSGNRVHLTGKEYEMLELLSLRKGTTLTKEMFLNHLYGGMDEPELKIIDVFICKLRKKLAVAASGNHYIETVWGRGYVLRDPSEVGGTVAA; from the coding sequence ATGCGAGTTTTATTGATTGAGGACGACAGCGCGACCGCGCAAAGCATCGAATTGATGCTTAAGTCGGAAGGTTTTAACGTCTACACGACCGATCTGGGCGAAGAGGGCGTGGATCTGGGTAAGATCTACGATTACGACCTGATCCTGCTGGACCTTTCGCTGCCGGATATGTCAGGCGTCGAAGTGCTGCGCCAGTTGCGCGTGGGCAAGATCAATACGCCGATCATGATCCTGTCGGGCACGTCTGAAATCGACACCAAGGTTAAGACCCTGGGCAACGGCGCTGACGACTACATGACCAAGCCGTTCCACAAAGACGAAATGATCGCGCGTATTCACGCTGTGGTCCGCCGCTCCAAGGGCCATGCCCAATCGGTGATCAAGACCGGCGACATCATTGTCAATCTGGACGCCAAGACAGTCGAAGTGTCTGGCAACCGCGTGCACCTGACCGGCAAAGAATATGAAATGCTTGAGCTTTTGTCCCTGCGTAAGGGCACGACGCTGACCAAGGAAATGTTCCTGAACCACCTGTACGGCGGCATGGACGAGCCTGAACTTAAGATCATCGACGTGTTCATCTGTAAGCTGCGCAAGAAGCTGGCCGTGGCCGCTTCGGGCAACCACTATATCGAAACCGTCTGGGGCCGTGGCTACGTCCTGCGCGATCCGTCCGAAGTCGGCGGTACCGTCGCCGCTTAA